One genomic region from Equus caballus isolate H_3958 breed thoroughbred chromosome 4, TB-T2T, whole genome shotgun sequence encodes:
- the LOC138923900 gene encoding uncharacterized protein, whose protein sequence is MIKAKWPEQFLPSPVSCREASESLLSPVKCASRRPARTVSGSGRGRRGACSPRGLAEARWPRGAEDRPGSCLERTPAPRGAWPVHRGRLRNPALTFRGSGAASVVCGHPAAPAGGGGLREGSPLSRGWAPARPVRSASGGRGLGRWRPARAGKGVGRAASCVTGRRGAPQPSQAGDRREARGPGELGHGLGGERKRAPPRRAAPDAQPGRFRPRRLRPLRGGGSSGARCPLGRPLPLTPLRRPPSGEPAQRRCQLCARRAPSASEPGAAAIFWPQVAARAPAALAPGGNGCRPRAGLLVTAAGSTSQGAEGVEAYQEGSLHGNCKELDERLSSTEQWANSPLVSDSRCSEACGVEELERFPAGRGPILHSRQDSQSWPPTQPGRCPQHPDGRGAGASLRLRTLNLHVNHAAIRQTQSEMEDRLLTRRDEHHV, encoded by the exons ATGATAAAAG CTAAATGGCCTGAACAGTTCCTTCCTTCCCCAGTGTCGTGCCGCGAGGCCTCCGAATCCCTCCTCAGCCCGGTCAAGTGTGCTTCGCGGCGCCCAGCTCGGACTGTCTCGGGCTCCGGGCGGGGACGCCGCGGCGCGTGCTCTCCCCGCGGCCTCGCGGAAGCCCGCTGGCCGAGAGGGGCCGAGGACAGGCCGGGGAGCTGTTTGGAGAGAACGCCGGCCCCGCGCGGAGCCTGGCCGGTCCACAGGGGGAGGCTCCGGAACCCGGCGCTGACCTTCCGTGGAAGCGGCGCTGCGAGTGTCGTCTGCGGACACCCGGCCGCGCCCGCCGGGGGAGGCGGCCTTCGTGAGGGCTCGCCCCTTTCTCGCGGGTGGGCGCCCGCGCGGCCCGTCCGGAGCGCGAGCGGCGGGCGCGGCCTCGGGCGTTGGCGGCCGGCCCGCGCGGGGAAGGGCGTCGGCCGCGCTGCTTCCTGCGTCACGGGGCGACGGGGCGCGCCGCAGCCCTCTCAGGCCGGAGACCGCCGGGAGGCCCGCGGGCCGGGGGAGCTGGGCCACGGCCTCGGAGGAGAGAGGAAGCGTGCTCCCCCGCGGCGGGCGGCGCCGGACGCCCAGCCAGGCCGCTTCCGCCCGCGCCGTCTGCGGCCGTTGCGCGGCGGGGGCTCTTCCGGTGCCCGGTGCCCTCTTGGTCGCCCGCTCCCCTTAACCCCGCTGCGCCGCCCTCCCTCCGGAGAGCCTGCTCAGCGCCGCTGCCAGCTCTGCGCCCGCCGCGCTCCGTCGGCCTCGGAGCCTGGCGCGGCCGCCATCTTCTGGCCTCAGGTCGCCGCCCGCGCGCCCGCTGCGCTGGCGCCGGGAGGAAATGGATGCCGGCCTCGGGCTGGGTTGCTGGTGACGGCGGCGGGGTCTACCTCACAGGGAGCCGAGGGAGTGGAGGCGTACCAGGAG GGCAGTTTACACGGGAATTGCAAAGAATTAGACGAGAGGTTATCTTCCACCGAACAATGGGCGAACTCCCCGCTCGTGAGTGACTCCCGGTGCTCCGAGGCCTGCGGTGTTGAGGAGTTAGAACGTTTCCCTGCCGGGCGGGGTCCGATTCTGCACTCCCGGCAGGACTCTCAGTCCTGGCCCCCGACACAGCCTGGACGGTGCCCTCAACACCCCGACGGCCGAGGAGCTGGAGCTTCCTTACGCCTCAGAACACTTAACCTCCATGTAAATCACGCTGCAATAAGACAAACCCAAAGTGAAATGGAAGACCGTCTACTGACACGGAGAGATGAGCATCATGTGTAG